One genomic segment of Kiritimatiella glycovorans includes these proteins:
- a CDS encoding 3-deoxy-D-manno-octulosonic acid transferase — protein MVWILYQIILPAALLLSAPYYLLRMVRRGGYRRGFAERFAFYPARARSLTAKARRPVWVHAVSVGEVKVAAAFMAELRRRDPEVWFVLTTNTSTGRRLAERDPDRAELIVYMPLDLYPVMSRAMNLFRPERLVLVEIELWPNMIRLARRRGIPVSLINGRMSDRSCRGYARLRFLTRRLLPELSAVCVQGDRDAKRFIDLGAPRERVHVLGSAKYDGALTAAEEGGEAKQLIAAAGADRDAPVLVGGSTWPGEEETLWSIAQRLREGHPGLFVVLVPRHAERSTEIAERLRRLGARVARRSRLEDGDGEADMLLVDTTGELIDFYAAADVVFVGKSLDPNRGGQNPIEPAALGKPVVVGPHMENFPAVMKDLREARAVIEVEAGAALGATLERLLNDPGERNELGRRASELVAAKRGVLARTADVVMQAE, from the coding sequence ATGGTCTGGATCCTGTACCAAATAATACTTCCCGCAGCACTGCTGCTGAGCGCGCCGTACTACCTGCTGCGCATGGTCCGCCGCGGCGGTTACCGGCGCGGGTTTGCGGAGCGGTTCGCGTTTTATCCGGCTCGCGCCAGGTCGCTGACGGCAAAAGCGCGGCGGCCGGTATGGGTTCACGCCGTGAGTGTGGGTGAAGTCAAGGTGGCCGCCGCCTTTATGGCGGAACTCCGGAGACGCGACCCGGAGGTGTGGTTTGTGCTGACCACCAACACCTCGACCGGACGGCGGCTCGCGGAGCGGGACCCCGACCGCGCCGAACTCATCGTGTACATGCCGCTGGATCTCTATCCGGTCATGAGCCGCGCGATGAACCTCTTCCGGCCGGAACGACTGGTGCTGGTCGAGATCGAGCTGTGGCCGAATATGATCAGGCTGGCCCGGCGACGCGGCATCCCGGTGTCGCTGATCAACGGCCGCATGTCCGACCGTTCCTGCCGCGGGTATGCACGCCTGCGCTTCCTGACCCGAAGGCTGCTTCCGGAGCTTTCCGCGGTGTGCGTGCAGGGCGACCGCGACGCCAAACGGTTTATCGATCTGGGGGCGCCGCGCGAGCGCGTGCACGTACTGGGATCGGCCAAATACGACGGCGCCCTTACGGCGGCGGAGGAGGGGGGGGAGGCGAAGCAACTTATCGCCGCGGCCGGGGCGGACCGGGACGCGCCCGTACTCGTCGGAGGCTCCACGTGGCCGGGGGAGGAGGAGACGCTCTGGAGTATCGCGCAACGCCTGCGGGAGGGGCATCCCGGGCTGTTTGTCGTCCTCGTCCCCCGTCATGCCGAGCGATCGACGGAGATCGCGGAGCGGCTGCGACGCCTGGGTGCGCGTGTAGCGCGCCGAAGCCGCCTCGAAGACGGCGACGGCGAAGCCGACATGCTGCTGGTCGACACGACCGGCGAACTGATTGATTTCTACGCCGCGGCGGACGTCGTATTTGTAGGCAAAAGCCTTGATCCCAACCGCGGCGGCCAGAACCCCATTGAACCCGCGGCCCTCGGCAAACCGGTCGTGGTCGGGCCTCATATGGAGAATTTTCCCGCCGTGATGAAAGACCTGCGGGAAGCGCGGGCCGTGATCGAGGTGGAAGCCGGGGCGGCGCTGGGAGCGACGCTGGAACGGCTTCTGAACGATCCCGGGGAACGAAACGAGCTGGGCCGACGCGCCTCGGAACTTGTGGCCGCGAAACGCGGGGTGCTCGCGAGGACGGCGGACGTCGTCATGCAGGCGGAGTGA
- a CDS encoding tyrosine recombinase XerC, producing the protein MVKPRKSVESRKGRRREDLLRRFADYLEGECDASALTIENYLSDLRQFALITWGDDPETWAWAGADRYNARGFLVTIQKLGGTSATIRRKLSALRSFYRFLLREREVAENPFADVQLPRRERPLPKVLSESEVAQLIEAPRLWLEDPRTEKRGPPRRREAIAARDTAMIEVLYSTGMRLSELTGLRETMVDLIGGVVRVLGKGRKQRLCPLGTPAVRALREALRLRPELAAQGKGNRAANAVFLNVRGGRLSGRSVERIISKYAQYAGLPESMSPHVLRHSFATHLLDRGADLRSVQELLGHSSLSTTQIYTHVSVERLKKVYASAHPRA; encoded by the coding sequence ATGGTGAAACCACGAAAAAGCGTTGAGTCCCGGAAAGGGCGTCGTCGCGAAGACCTTCTGCGCCGTTTTGCGGACTATCTTGAAGGGGAGTGCGACGCGTCCGCACTCACCATCGAAAATTACCTGAGCGACCTCCGCCAGTTCGCCCTGATCACCTGGGGCGATGATCCTGAAACCTGGGCGTGGGCGGGGGCGGACCGTTATAACGCCCGCGGTTTTCTGGTCACCATTCAGAAGCTCGGAGGCACCTCCGCGACCATCCGCCGCAAGCTGTCGGCGCTGCGCTCGTTTTACCGGTTCCTGCTGCGGGAACGCGAGGTTGCCGAAAATCCTTTCGCCGATGTCCAGCTGCCGCGCCGCGAGCGACCGCTGCCGAAAGTCCTCTCCGAATCGGAGGTCGCCCAACTGATCGAGGCCCCCCGCCTGTGGCTGGAGGATCCCCGGACCGAGAAGCGCGGCCCGCCGCGGCGGCGCGAGGCGATCGCCGCGCGGGATACGGCGATGATCGAAGTGCTTTACAGCACGGGCATGCGGCTGAGTGAGCTGACCGGCCTCCGCGAAACCATGGTGGACCTGATCGGGGGAGTGGTCCGCGTGCTGGGGAAGGGGCGCAAGCAGCGTCTCTGCCCGCTCGGAACCCCCGCGGTCCGCGCGCTTCGCGAGGCCCTTCGCCTGCGCCCCGAACTCGCCGCGCAGGGAAAAGGGAACAGGGCAGCGAACGCCGTTTTCCTGAATGTGCGCGGGGGCAGGCTGAGCGGCCGCTCGGTCGAACGCATCATCAGCAAATATGCGCAGTACGCCGGGCTGCCGGAATCGATGAGCCCCCACGTGCTGCGGCACAGCTTCGCCACCCACCTTCTCGACCGCGGCGCCGACCTGCGCAGCGTTCAGGAACTGCTGGGCCACTCTTCGCTCTCCACGACCCAGATCTATACCCACGTCTCCGTGGAGCGACTGAAAAAAGTCTACGCCTCCGCACATCCGCGGGCGTGA
- a CDS encoding nitroreductase family protein, producing MSFIDLARKRISVRGFKPDPVPRSVLEQVLEAGRLAPSAVNYQPYRFIVVEAEKERNRLAAAYPREWFRTAPVIIVVVGDTESAWKRSDGRNYVDVDCAIAVDHMTLAAADLGYGTCWVGAFDPAEARRALGLRDDPWEPLAFLPLGMPDDTGRPKERKQPEELIRYGLAPAE from the coding sequence GTGAGTTTTATCGATCTGGCCCGAAAGAGGATCAGTGTACGCGGATTCAAGCCCGATCCCGTGCCCCGCTCCGTGCTCGAGCAGGTCCTGGAAGCGGGGCGTCTGGCACCCTCCGCGGTCAATTACCAGCCGTACCGTTTTATCGTTGTGGAAGCGGAAAAGGAGCGCAACCGGCTGGCCGCCGCCTATCCCCGGGAATGGTTCCGGACCGCCCCCGTGATCATCGTCGTGGTCGGCGATACGGAGTCGGCCTGGAAACGTTCCGACGGCCGCAATTACGTGGACGTCGACTGCGCGATCGCGGTGGATCACATGACGCTGGCCGCGGCGGATCTGGGTTACGGGACCTGCTGGGTCGGCGCGTTCGATCCGGCGGAAGCCCGCCGGGCGCTCGGGCTGCGCGACGACCCGTGGGAACCGCTGGCCTTTCTTCCCCTGGGCATGCCCGATGATACGGGTCGTCCTAAAGAACGGAAGCAGCCGGAGGAACTGATCCGCTACGGGCTCGCTCCCGCGGAATGA
- a CDS encoding acylphosphatase — protein sequence MNGKHVQLRYEGRVQGVGFRFAAVNIARELGLTGYVRNEPDGSVLVEAEGPEDQLKTFRQRIHSSPPGRHIRDEQAVWSEPAGEYKAFNVRF from the coding sequence ATGAACGGGAAACACGTGCAGCTTCGCTACGAAGGCAGGGTACAGGGCGTGGGATTCCGTTTTGCCGCCGTGAATATAGCCCGCGAGCTGGGCCTCACGGGGTATGTCCGCAACGAGCCGGACGGATCGGTGCTGGTCGAGGCGGAAGGACCGGAGGATCAGTTGAAGACGTTTCGGCAGCGGATCCACTCGTCTCCTCCCGGCAGACACATCCGGGACGAGCAAGCCGTCTGGTCCGAGCCGGCCGGCGAATATAAAGCATTCAACGTGCGGTTCTGA
- a CDS encoding metallophosphoesterase family protein yields MRYAILGDVHANLPAFRAVLEDVRREGITNYVFLGDIVGYAAEPKECLDIVRELNCPVVQGNHDCYTASNDSMEHFTPAAAETVRWTREQLSDEEREYLGNLPLSLDVEGFSIVHASLTHPGSWPYIVDTGMAAECFEQQKSALCLYGHTHVPLQFRSSDRIEVGGLSKVRLRSGYRYLINVGSVGQPRDGDPRASYGILDLLDNSIELRRIEYDINKAKKSILAAGLPHKNAIRLSAGR; encoded by the coding sequence ATGAGATACGCGATTCTCGGTGACGTCCATGCCAACCTGCCCGCCTTCCGGGCGGTGCTGGAGGACGTGCGCAGGGAGGGCATTACGAACTATGTATTCCTCGGGGACATCGTCGGCTATGCGGCCGAACCCAAGGAATGCCTGGACATCGTCCGCGAGCTGAACTGTCCGGTCGTGCAGGGCAATCACGACTGCTACACGGCGTCGAACGACAGTATGGAGCATTTCACTCCCGCCGCGGCCGAAACGGTGCGCTGGACCCGCGAACAGCTCTCCGATGAGGAACGCGAATATCTGGGGAATCTGCCGCTGAGTCTCGACGTGGAAGGATTTTCCATCGTCCACGCATCCCTCACCCACCCCGGCTCCTGGCCGTACATCGTGGACACGGGCATGGCCGCGGAATGCTTTGAACAACAGAAATCCGCGCTCTGCCTGTACGGTCACACGCACGTCCCGCTGCAGTTCCGCAGCAGCGACCGGATCGAGGTCGGGGGATTGAGCAAAGTCCGGCTGCGGAGCGGATACCGCTACCTGATCAACGTGGGAAGCGTAGGCCAGCCGCGCGACGGCGATCCGCGCGCATCCTACGGGATCCTGGACCTGCTCGATAACTCCATCGAACTCCGGCGGATCGAATACGACATCAATAAGGCCAAAAAGAGTATCCTTGCCGCCGGCCTGCCCCACAAGAACGCGATCCGGCTCTCGGCGGGACGATGA
- a CDS encoding IspD/TarI family cytidylyltransferase, with product MAVWGVIIGCGKSEEIGQGMETAFLSLGPRPVIGHSLAAFERCPDIDRIMLVVDKERIERAANLVRMMGCTKVTNILAGRRQRRANLERVLEQAGDEKGVYLLHEASRPMVDQDVLGQTVKAAKRYGAAVAANLITEPLKFTAQGKKVKATAEKNTVWIAQTPQAFKHTVLSKALAHAARKKISWTEDESAIVESSNQPVHLVESPASNFKIRSSEDLHLMARH from the coding sequence GTGGCGGTCTGGGGTGTTATCATCGGTTGCGGAAAAAGTGAAGAGATCGGGCAGGGCATGGAAACGGCTTTTCTCAGCCTGGGGCCCCGTCCGGTGATCGGCCATTCTCTGGCGGCGTTCGAGCGCTGCCCCGATATCGACCGCATCATGCTGGTGGTCGACAAGGAACGCATCGAGAGGGCGGCGAATCTGGTCCGCATGATGGGATGCACCAAGGTCACCAACATTCTCGCCGGCCGGCGTCAGCGAAGAGCCAATCTGGAGCGCGTGCTCGAGCAGGCCGGGGACGAAAAAGGTGTGTACCTCCTGCACGAGGCTTCGCGGCCCATGGTCGATCAGGATGTACTCGGCCAGACGGTGAAGGCCGCCAAACGATACGGGGCCGCGGTCGCGGCGAATCTGATCACGGAACCCCTCAAGTTCACCGCCCAGGGCAAAAAAGTTAAGGCAACGGCCGAAAAGAATACGGTCTGGATCGCGCAGACGCCTCAGGCGTTCAAGCACACGGTGCTGTCCAAGGCGCTGGCGCACGCGGCCAGGAAAAAGATCAGCTGGACGGAAGACGAATCCGCCATTGTGGAATCGAGCAACCAGCCCGTCCACCTCGTCGAGTCACCCGCCTCAAACTTCAAAATCCGCTCTTCGGAAGACCTGCACCTTATGGCCCGCCACTGA